A window of the Arachis duranensis cultivar V14167 chromosome 5, aradu.V14167.gnm2.J7QH, whole genome shotgun sequence genome harbors these coding sequences:
- the LOC107487082 gene encoding uncharacterized protein LOC107487082: MALNNKQRKPNSPFNFNLCITLFFVVLFTLPALFLLHTPTNTSLCTTFSKSKAWSGDLRLAEFSWNKLDFFNHKQPPISLKIAVFSRKWPISTTPGGMERHAHTLHTALARRGHQVHVFTSPEGTPVTSDDNSHQADAPSSPHIHCHEGEPGRWRYNKAWEQFLEENQREPFDVVHSESVALPHWIARNLQNLAVSWHGIALESLQSSIFQDLALRHNEPMSPDFNYSVQGVIPKVLNEIRFFRNYAHHVAISDSCGEMLRDVYQIPSRRVHVIVNGVDEDDFREDLELGKQFRTQIGIPNNASLVLGVAGRLVKDKGHPLLYEAYSRLIHKHPNVYLIVAGSGPWANRYKDLGRQVLVLGSMDPSMLRAFYNAIDIFVNPTLRPQGLDLTLMEAMMSGKPLLASRFPSIKGTIVVDDEFGFMFSPNVESLLEALEAVVIEGKERLARRGKACREYANSMFTARKMALAYERLFLCIKKDAFCSYP, translated from the coding sequence ATGGCCTTAaacaacaaacaaagaaaacccAATTCCCCTTTTAACTTCAACCTCTGTATCACCCTTTTCTTTGTTGTTCTCTTCACTTTGCCAGCACTTTTCCTCCTCCACACCCCAACAAACACCTCCTTATGCACCACCTTTTCTAAATCTAAGGCCTGGTCCGGCGATCTTCGCCTGGCCGAGTTTTCGTGGAACAAGCTGGATTTCTTCAACCACAAGCAACCTCCTATATCTCTCAAGATTGCTGTGTTCTCTAGAAAATGGCCTATTAGCACCACCCCAGGTGGCATGGAGCGCCATGCTCACACACTTCACACAGCTCTAGCGCGCCGCGGCCACCAAGTTCATGTGTTCACCTCTCCTGAAGGAACTCCAGTCACATCTGATGATAATAGTCACCAAGCAGATGCACCTTCCTCACCTCACATTCATTGCCATGAAGGGGAGCCGGGTAGGTGGCGTTACAACAAAGCATGGGAGCAGTTTCTTGAAGAGAATCAGCGCGAACCATTTGATGTTGTCCACTCAGAAAGCGTGGCGCTTCCTCATTGGATAGCAAGAAACCTTCAGAACCTTGCCGTGTCTTGGCATGGCATAGCATTGGAGAGCTTGCAATCAAGCATATTCCAAGATTTGGCTCTTAGGCATAATGAGCCTATGTCCCCTGATTTCAACTACAGTGTTCAAGGGGTTATCCCTAAGGTTTTGAATGAGATAAGATTCTTCAGAAACTATGCTCATCATGTTGCTATTAGTGACAGTTGCGGCGAGATGCTAAGGGATGTTTACCAGATTCCAAGCAGAAGAGTGCATGTGATTGTCAATGGTGTAGATGAGGATGATTTCAGAGAAGATTTGGAACTGGGAAAACAGTTTAGAACCCAAATTGGGATTCCAAACAATGCAAGCTTGGTTCTTGGTGTGGCTGGAAGATTGGTTAAGGACAAAGGGCATCCTCTGCTTTATGAAGCATACTCAAGGCTAATTCATAAGCACCCTAATGTGTACTTGATAGTCGCCGGCTCTGGACCGTGGGCGAATCGCTACAAGGATTTAGGGAGGCAAGTTCTTGTTCTAGGATCTATGGATCCATCCATGTTAAGAGCATTTTACAATGCTATTGACATATTTGTTAATCCTACATTGAGGCCACAAGGGCTTGATCTTACTCTAATGGAGGCAATGATGAGTGGGAAGCCActtttggcatcaaggtttccAAGCATCAAAGGTACTATTGTGGTTGATGATGAATTTGGCTTTATGTTTTCTCCCAATGTTGAGTCCCTATTAGAGGCACTTGAGGCAGTGGTGATTGAAGGGAAAGAAAGGCTTGCAAGAAGGGGAAAGGCATGCCGTGAATATGCAAATTCTATGTTCACAGCTAGAAAGATGGCATTAGCATATGAGAGGCTATTCCTATGCATTAAAAAGGATGCATTTTGTTCCTATCCTTGA
- the LOC107487079 gene encoding probable serine/threonine-protein kinase PBL15, translating into MKQPSSWRPFTTNCCSTEDQTIFTGFSKCKPSRSDLSKDVAPLPSFRRLSFSELSRSSSIRINEELSLSFGPDLYDFELSELRAITQNFSSNFLLGEGGFGTVHKGYVDDNLRQGLKAQPVAVKLLDIEGLQGHREWLAEVIFLGQLRHPNLVKLIGYCCEDEDRLLVYEFMPRGSLENHLFRRLTSLPWGTRLKIAIGAAKGLSFLHGADKPVIYRDFKTSNVLLDSDFTAKLSDFGLAKMGPEGSNTHVSTRVMGTYGYAAPEYISTGHLTTKSDVYSFGVVLLELLTGRRAMEKTRPKTEQNLVDWSKPYLRSSRRLRYIMDPRLLGQYSVKGAKEMAVLALHCVSMNPKDRPRMATVVDTLEGLQQFKDMAVTSGHWPAASKSTRNSNNGASKNVKGRGGANQKKPSPIVPTKKT; encoded by the exons atGAAGCAACCATCATCATGGAGGCCATTCACAACAAATTGCTGCTCAACAGAGGACCAAACCATATTCACAGGGTTCAGCAAATGCAAGCCGTCACGCTCCGATTTATCGAAGGACGTGGCGCCGTTACCGTCGTTTAGGAGGTTATCATTCTCGGAGCTTAGCCGTTCATCGTCCATAAGGATCAATGAGGAGCTTTCGCTGTCGTTTGGGCCCGATTTGTATGATTTTGAGCTGAGTGAATTGCGCGCCATAACTCAAAATTTCTCGAGCAATTTCTTGCTTGGTGAGGGTGGATTCGGAACCGTGCATAAAGGGTATGTTGATGATAATTTGAGGCAGGGTTTGAAGGCTCAACCTGTTGCTGTTAAGCTTCTTGACATTGAAGGATTACAAGGACACCGTGAATGGCTT GCAGAAGTGATATTCCTTGGGCAGCTAAGGCACCCCAATTTGGTTAAGTTGATTGGTTACTGTTGCGAGGATGAAGACCGTTTACTCGTCTATGAATTCATGCCACGTGGAAGCTTGGAGAATCACTTGTTcagaa GGCTAACATCACTTCCATGGGGAACAAGATTAAAAATTGCTATAGGTGCTGCTAAAGGTCTTTCTTTCTTGCATGGAGCTGACAAACCTGTCATTTACAGGGATTTTAAGACTTCCAATGTCTTGCTTGATTCC GATTTCACAGCAAAACTCTCAGACTTTGGATTAGCAAAAATGGGACCAGAGGGATCAAACACTCATGTTTCCACCAGAGTTATGGGTACCTATGGATATGCTGCCCCGGAATACATCTCAACAG GGCATTTGACCACAAAAAGTGATGTGTACAGTTTCGGAGTAGTCCTGCTAGAACTCCTTACAGGAAGGAGAGCAATGGAGAAGACAAGACCAAAGACAGAGCAAAACCTTGTGGATTGGTCAAAGCCGTACTTAAGGAGCAGTAGGAGGTTGAGGTACATAATGGATCCAAGGCTTTTAGGGCAATACTCTGTGAAGGGTGCAAAAGAAATGGCTGTTTTGGCATTGCATTGTGTAAGCATGAATCCTAAAGACAGGCCAAGAATGGCAACGGTTGTTGACACTCTTGAGGGCCTACAACAGTTCAAGGACATGGCGGTTACTAGCGGACACTGGCCGGCGGCGAGTAAGTCCACTAGAAATAGTAATAATGGAGCTTCCAAGAATGTGAAGGGCAGAGGTGGTGCTAACCAAAAGAAACCCTCTCCTATAGTCCCAACCAAAAAGACTTGA